DNA sequence from the Terriglobales bacterium genome:
CCCCGGCAATCGCCCAGCGACGCGGTTGAAGAACCGCAGCCCATGCTGAGCGTCTTGGCGCCTCGCTCTGTTCGAGGCGTGGCCGCAGGGTGCTCCAGAGCTGAGCTGCATAGTCTGCCGCACGCTCAGGCACGGGATAATCGATGGCTGAAAGAGTCGCCCTAAGTTGAGCGAACTCGGCGGCGCACTCTTTGCACTCCGCGAGATGGCTTTCGATCGAAGAGGCTTTTGGAGCGTCGCCGTAAAAGTAGAGAACCAGATCCTGTTCGTCGGGGTGAGTCATCGTACGCCTCCCCGCATCGGTCCCGTGGTCATGAGCGGTTCAAGTTCGGTGCGCATCTTTTTGACTGCACGAAAAATCGTGTTCTTCACTGCTTCCTCACGAACTTTCAGAACGGCGCCGATCTCGGTAATCGAACGGCCTTCGAAATGGCGAAGCACGAATGCAGTGCGTTCAACATCCGTCAGGCGCTTCATGGCACCCGCGACGCGCTCTCGTAGCTCGGAGCTGAGCAGCATGCGTTCTGGACCGGGCTGCGGGCTGGCATAGTCAAGTGTCCGATCTTCGGGATTTGGATCGTCATCGCGGGCGTCGCTCTCGACAATGTGAGCCTTGTCCTGCTTCCGCTTGGCGAGCAGGTCGAGCGCGCAGTTGGAGGCGATGCGATAGAGCCAGGTCGAGAACGTGGAGCGGGCCTCGAAGCTGTCGAGCCGCTTGTAACA
Encoded proteins:
- a CDS encoding sigma-70 family RNA polymerase sigma factor; translated protein: MELTDRAAVDEVLAGKHESFRVLVDRHGRKVFGLAYRMTSNEHDADEVVQETFLRCYKRLDSFEARSTFSTWLYRIASNCALDLLAKRKQDKAHIVESDARDDDPNPEDRTLDYASPQPGPERMLLSSELRERVAGAMKRLTDVERTAFVLRHFEGRSITEIGAVLKVREEAVKNTIFRAVKKMRTELEPLMTTGPMRGGVR